The following proteins come from a genomic window of Vibrio vulnificus NBRC 15645 = ATCC 27562:
- a CDS encoding S8 family serine peptidase, giving the protein MHYTTTKASGILSLTALAAAIMTSTSAHAVPPMAFDESDLPTKYIVKFKEGSNARSAMTHNRFFAPNMVREAVLDKVKARKVERLGNQAIYSVEIDNSELGELRNHTDVEYVEVDPPRYLLSETTPWGYGAVNAQLLMDSDAGNRTVCIIDSGYDLSHNDLSGNRVNGSNDSGTGSWSDPGNNNAHGTHVAGTIAAIANNEGVKGIMPNQNVNLHIVKVFNESGWGYSSSLVKAIQTCADNGANVVNMSLGGSQSSRTEENALKTIYDQGVLLIAAAGNSGNTAHSYPASYDSVMSVAAVDSNNDHAAFSQATNQVEIAAPGVAILSTVTVGEGVLSDISLNGSSYFDRGVVPHNRLIVSGSNYVPAPVAGNVTAALASCDVSSGQYVCGDMSGKICLTERIDNQTASARPEINAVKACHDAGASAAIVYSNSALPGLQNPFVLDNNDSYRMVSMTVDRTLGLELANVVGQTLTVSTTTGRDYEYYNGTSMATPHVTGVAGLVWSFHPTCTAQQVRKALTATATDIDVAGRDNRTGYGLINADAAKAYLDAGCNGPVGTGGDTYTNSNVVSIPDNSRAGVISVLDVARSGDAGVVSIDLDISHTYIGDLKVTLTSPTGGEVVLHNNSGGSANDIRQSYQVDFSGFESQGVWELKAVDSARRDTGTINSWTLTFQ; this is encoded by the coding sequence ATGCATTACACAACAACAAAAGCTTCCGGGATTTTATCCCTCACTGCCCTTGCTGCAGCCATCATGACGTCCACATCGGCTCACGCAGTTCCGCCGATGGCCTTCGACGAAAGTGATCTTCCCACCAAATACATCGTGAAATTTAAGGAAGGCAGTAACGCTCGCTCAGCAATGACTCATAACCGCTTCTTTGCGCCAAACATGGTTCGTGAAGCGGTGTTGGATAAAGTCAAAGCGCGAAAAGTCGAAAGGCTTGGCAATCAAGCCATTTATAGCGTTGAAATCGACAACTCAGAACTCGGTGAACTGAGAAACCACACGGATGTGGAATATGTCGAAGTGGATCCACCACGCTATTTACTCAGTGAAACGACGCCTTGGGGTTATGGCGCGGTCAACGCCCAATTGTTGATGGACAGTGACGCTGGCAATCGCACCGTTTGTATCATCGATTCTGGCTACGATTTAAGCCACAACGACTTAAGCGGTAACCGCGTTAATGGCAGCAACGACAGTGGCACAGGATCATGGAGCGATCCGGGTAATAACAACGCCCACGGCACTCACGTTGCAGGCACCATCGCAGCGATTGCCAACAATGAAGGCGTGAAAGGCATTATGCCGAATCAAAACGTCAATCTGCACATTGTGAAGGTGTTTAACGAATCAGGCTGGGGATACTCTTCGAGCTTGGTGAAGGCGATTCAAACTTGTGCTGACAACGGCGCGAATGTTGTGAACATGAGCCTTGGTGGTAGCCAATCTAGCCGCACGGAAGAAAATGCCCTGAAGACGATTTACGATCAAGGCGTGTTATTGATTGCTGCGGCAGGTAACTCGGGCAATACCGCTCACAGCTACCCGGCTTCTTACGATTCTGTCATGTCCGTTGCGGCGGTGGACAGCAACAACGACCACGCAGCGTTTTCTCAAGCCACTAACCAAGTAGAAATTGCCGCGCCAGGTGTGGCGATTCTTTCAACCGTCACCGTGGGTGAAGGGGTGCTTTCCGATATCTCACTCAATGGCAGCAGCTACTTTGACCGTGGTGTGGTGCCACATAATCGCCTGATTGTTAGCGGCAGCAATTATGTGCCAGCCCCCGTGGCAGGCAATGTTACCGCAGCGCTCGCCTCTTGTGACGTCTCTTCCGGCCAATATGTGTGTGGCGATATGAGTGGCAAAATCTGTTTGACTGAGCGTATCGACAATCAAACCGCCTCCGCTCGTCCAGAAATCAACGCGGTGAAAGCGTGTCACGATGCTGGAGCCAGCGCGGCGATTGTCTACAGTAATTCGGCACTGCCGGGCTTGCAGAATCCATTTGTGCTCGATAACAACGACAGCTACCGCATGGTCTCAATGACGGTTGATCGCACATTGGGTCTGGAGCTGGCGAACGTAGTTGGTCAAACGTTGACGGTTTCCACCACCACAGGTCGCGATTACGAGTACTACAATGGCACGTCAATGGCGACGCCACACGTGACCGGCGTCGCGGGCTTAGTTTGGAGCTTCCACCCAACTTGTACCGCGCAGCAAGTGCGTAAGGCGTTAACCGCAACGGCAACCGATATCGATGTCGCAGGACGTGACAACCGTACAGGCTACGGCTTGATCAATGCTGACGCTGCCAAAGCGTACTTAGATGCCGGTTGTAATGGCCCAGTAGGTACGGGTGGAGATACGTACACCAACAGCAATGTGGTGTCGATCCCTGATAATTCGCGTGCGGGTGTGATCAGCGTTTTGGATGTAGCGCGCTCAGGCGATGCTGGTGTGGTTAGCATCGACTTGGATATCAGCCACACATACATTGGCGATCTTAAGGTCACACTCACCTCACCAACTGGTGGAGAAGTGGTGCTGCACAACAACTCTGGCGGTTCAGCGAATGACATTCGTCAAAGCTACCAAGTGGATTTCAGCGGTTTTGAATCTCAAGGTGTTTGGGAACTAAAAGCCGTAGACAGTGCCAGAAGAGACACAGGGACGATTAATAGCTGGACATTAACCTTCCAGTAA
- a CDS encoding MDR family MFS transporter — MERESLFQRERIRRFNFSIWTVLSGTLLARTSYFMAWPFLIVFLYQDYNASAAQIGGMLAGSAIVGAVTGLYSGYLSDKFGRKWVMVSGSLVASAAYTGIALADQLWHFYFLMLVTGLMRPMIEAPAKAVIGDNLANVKDRELALNIRYFLLNLGGAIGPLLGVTIGLSSPQHLFYITGVTYLLYTVWLFFGIERKQTFTKPDPSLLPNFRATMKVISRDAIFVKLMIANFLMMFVYAQLESSIPQVIVRSDITDAATLVAGLVLVNTLTIIIFQFPMLKWLEHVPLFLRTRIGMMLMALAQIGFMLTPADLPWGWALACFVMSLGEVIAFPTLNVQIDRLAPAHLRGSYFGASALYSLGFAVSPLVGGMVIDSLNSNWLFGLCFALCLMMIWLYWLAENSQDNVEREQAIAQ, encoded by the coding sequence ATGGAGAGAGAAAGTTTATTTCAAAGAGAGAGAATAAGGCGTTTTAATTTTTCCATCTGGACGGTGCTCAGTGGGACTTTGCTGGCGCGCACCAGTTATTTCATGGCGTGGCCATTTTTAATTGTTTTCCTATACCAAGATTACAACGCTAGTGCGGCGCAAATTGGCGGCATGCTGGCTGGCTCGGCGATTGTTGGCGCGGTGACGGGGCTCTATTCGGGCTATTTGTCCGATAAGTTTGGCCGCAAGTGGGTGATGGTGAGCGGCAGTTTGGTGGCGTCTGCGGCGTACACAGGCATCGCCTTGGCGGATCAACTGTGGCACTTCTACTTTCTGATGCTGGTGACGGGCCTAATGCGTCCGATGATCGAAGCGCCCGCCAAAGCGGTGATTGGCGATAATCTTGCCAACGTGAAAGACCGCGAACTGGCGCTGAATATTCGTTACTTTTTGCTTAACCTAGGTGGTGCGATTGGCCCGCTGTTGGGGGTGACGATTGGTTTGAGCTCACCGCAACATCTTTTCTACATCACCGGTGTGACGTATTTGCTTTACACCGTGTGGTTGTTTTTTGGCATTGAACGCAAACAGACCTTTACCAAGCCCGATCCCTCTTTGTTGCCTAACTTCCGTGCCACGATGAAGGTGATTAGCCGCGATGCCATCTTTGTGAAATTGATGATTGCCAACTTCTTGATGATGTTTGTCTATGCCCAGTTGGAATCGTCGATCCCACAGGTCATCGTGCGTTCAGATATTACCGATGCGGCAACGCTGGTGGCCGGATTGGTGCTGGTGAACACGTTGACCATCATTATTTTCCAGTTCCCGATGTTGAAATGGCTTGAGCACGTGCCACTCTTTTTGCGTACGCGTATTGGCATGATGTTGATGGCACTGGCACAAATCGGATTTATGCTCACGCCAGCGGATTTACCTTGGGGCTGGGCTCTGGCTTGTTTCGTCATGAGCTTAGGCGAAGTGATTGCCTTCCCAACCTTGAATGTGCAGATTGACCGCTTGGCTCCAGCGCATTTGCGCGGCTCCTATTTTGGCGCATCGGCGCTTTATTCGTTGGGCTTTGCAGTGTCACCATTGGTCGGCGGTATGGTGATCGATTCGCTCAACTCAAACTGGTTATTTGGGCTCTGTTTCGCTCTATGCCTAATGATGATTTGGCTCTACTGGCTTGCAGAAAACAGCCAAGATAATGTGGAAAGAGAACAAGCCATCGCGCAGTGA